The proteins below are encoded in one region of Chitinophagales bacterium:
- a CDS encoding Na+/H+ antiporter NhaC family protein translates to MKKILILLVICSIAFLFAQTGEIVENASIAETETVSEIIPFSYNSATNKLIYQAEGVYKEFPGWFSLLPPLVAIILALAFKEVHIALIAGIFIGVFTINGLQIKEIVPTLMHIIDTYIPQSIAWVSDGELQTGHLSIILFSVLIGGMVHVISENGGMQGIVEKVSKLSTSARRTQLATVLMGCLIFFDDYANTLVVGNTMRPLTDKFKISREKLAYIVDSTAAPVAAIAFITTWIGFQLTEIEKGIHGQNLIEINESAYGLFLGSLKYAFYPIFTLFFILILIYTKKDFGAMLKAEQKALNEDFSAQKKEEKKYVSHWLNAAIPILTLIGTVIAGLIITGSSPEIVQNSTSFVAMLRDILSNADSYVALLWASFLACIVAVVLTIVQRRTNVQDSVGFMIEGFKSMVPAVVILILAWTLALVIEHLHTATYISSLIPQQFNMLWLPTIFFIFSALISFATGSSWNTMAVMYPICLPIIIKLGVELDGTEHIELMMPVILNTISVILAASVFGDHCSPISDTTILSSLSSGCDHISHVNTQLPYALTVGIVSLLCGGVLFALGVPWYLLYAIGFAIIIGVVAFWGRKVES, encoded by the coding sequence TTGAAAAAGATATTAATCCTGTTAGTTATTTGCTCTATTGCATTTTTGTTTGCTCAAACTGGCGAAATAGTGGAAAACGCAAGCATAGCAGAAACAGAAACTGTTAGTGAAATTATTCCTTTTAGTTATAATAGTGCTACAAATAAATTGATTTATCAAGCTGAAGGAGTTTACAAAGAATTTCCGGGTTGGTTTTCATTACTGCCACCTCTTGTTGCTATTATTTTGGCATTGGCTTTTAAAGAAGTTCATATAGCATTAATAGCAGGAATTTTTATAGGCGTTTTTACTATTAACGGACTTCAAATAAAGGAAATAGTACCAACTTTGATGCACATAATAGATACCTATATTCCTCAGTCAATAGCGTGGGTAAGCGATGGAGAATTGCAAACAGGGCATTTGTCTATTATACTGTTTTCTGTATTAATAGGCGGTATGGTTCATGTTATTTCAGAAAATGGCGGTATGCAAGGTATTGTAGAAAAAGTTTCTAAACTTTCAACATCTGCCAGAAGAACACAATTAGCTACGGTATTAATGGGATGTTTGATTTTTTTTGATGATTATGCCAATACTTTAGTGGTAGGAAATACCATGCGACCTTTGACAGATAAATTTAAAATTTCAAGAGAAAAATTAGCCTACATAGTAGATAGTACCGCTGCACCTGTTGCCGCTATTGCTTTTATAACTACTTGGATAGGTTTTCAGCTTACCGAAATAGAAAAAGGCATACACGGGCAAAATTTAATAGAAATAAACGAAAGTGCTTATGGATTATTTTTAGGTTCGTTGAAATATGCTTTTTATCCCATTTTTACTTTGTTTTTTATATTAATATTAATATACACTAAAAAGGATTTTGGTGCTATGCTAAAAGCAGAACAAAAAGCACTAAACGAAGATTTTTCGGCTCAGAAAAAAGAAGAAAAAAAATATGTTTCGCATTGGCTAAATGCCGCTATTCCTATTTTAACCTTAATAGGGACAGTAATAGCAGGATTAATTATAACAGGAAGTAGCCCTGAAATTGTACAAAATTCAACTTCGTTTGTTGCTATGCTAAGAGATATATTGTCTAATGCCGATTCTTATGTAGCATTACTTTGGGCATCTTTTTTAGCCTGTATAGTGGCGGTGGTACTTACCATTGTTCAGCGTAGAACTAATGTGCAAGATAGCGTAGGTTTTATGATAGAAGGTTTTAAATCTATGGTGCCGGCTGTTGTTATTTTAATTTTAGCTTGGACATTAGCACTGGTTATAGAACATTTGCACACGGCTACTTATATTTCTTCCTTAATTCCTCAGCAGTTTAATATGCTGTGGTTGCCCACTATATTTTTTATTTTTTCGGCTCTTATATCTTTTGCCACAGGCTCAAGCTGGAACACTATGGCGGTAATGTACCCTATTTGTTTGCCTATCATTATAAAATTGGGCGTTGAATTAGACGGCACAGAACACATAGAGTTAATGATGCCTGTTATTTTAAATACTATTTCGGTTATTTTGGCGGCTTCTGTTTTTGGCGACCATTGTTCCCCTATTTCAGATACTACTATTTTAAGTTCTCTGTCCTCTGGTTGCGACCATATAAGCCATGTAAACACACAATTACCTTATGCTTTAACGGTGGGTATAGTTAGTTTGCTTTGTGGAGGCGTTTTATTTGCATTGGGCGTGCCTTGGTATTTACTTTATGCTATAGGTTTTGCTATTATTATAGGCGTTGTAGCATTTTGGGGGAGAAAAGTAGAGAGTTAA
- a CDS encoding carboxypeptidase-like regulatory domain-containing protein, with translation MKNVLLIFCLLSSISTAFAQALIGGTVLNEENKQPVPFASVILNGTFNGTTTDKDGKFLLEIPNYNQDNKFTFKIIGYEEKTISLVELMRSDVIYLKVKEEQLNEVVVTPINAYKLINEAADKIPENHYSVPIGQEVFYRQTLTTNNELSIVEEGHYDILNTFNRKALPRNATIKKARGFIDLTPYRDLGKIVSKNIEDDSLDIEQSSQIVLGFNPDLEDLRSDKNSVLGKNNDKNYVFNYAGMAIKNGVVMHIITFDQAEGIKKTLFKGTVYIDTASLAIVEIDVHLSPEGIDFQKLIPLRFRLLMKLGGYTVSVKALSFSAKYVKYGDFWVINEGGFNGAGNISRRDKVSLNGNLINNFKVLRNYDRAQFYRKNSDYNTIPSKIEDFSNKYFWGGTETLKMDGNIESLLNKKMGVR, from the coding sequence ATGAAAAACGTTCTCCTAATCTTTTGTTTGCTTTCAAGTATAAGTACAGCCTTTGCACAAGCTTTAATAGGCGGTACGGTATTAAACGAAGAAAATAAACAGCCGGTTCCTTTTGCCAGTGTTATTCTAAATGGAACTTTTAACGGAACTACCACAGATAAAGACGGGAAATTTTTGTTGGAAATACCTAATTATAATCAAGACAATAAATTTACTTTTAAAATAATAGGTTATGAAGAAAAAACGATAAGTTTAGTTGAGTTAATGCGTAGCGATGTTATTTATTTAAAAGTGAAAGAAGAGCAGCTAAACGAAGTAGTAGTAACGCCTATTAATGCTTATAAATTAATAAATGAAGCTGCCGATAAAATACCTGAAAACCACTACAGTGTTCCAATAGGACAGGAGGTTTTTTATAGACAAACACTGACCACAAATAATGAACTGAGTATTGTAGAAGAAGGGCATTATGATATACTAAATACCTTTAATAGGAAAGCCTTGCCACGAAATGCTACCATAAAAAAAGCAAGAGGATTTATAGATTTAACACCGTATAGAGATTTAGGTAAAATAGTATCTAAAAACATAGAAGACGATAGTTTAGATATTGAGCAATCTTCTCAAATTGTTTTGGGCTTTAATCCTGATTTAGAAGATTTAAGAAGTGATAAAAATAGTGTGCTGGGCAAAAACAATGATAAAAATTATGTGTTTAATTATGCCGGTATGGCTATTAAAAATGGTGTGGTAATGCACATTATTACTTTTGACCAAGCAGAAGGCATTAAAAAAACTTTATTTAAAGGTACGGTATATATAGATACAGCAAGTTTGGCTATTGTAGAAATAGATGTACATTTAAGCCCGGAGGGTATAGATTTTCAAAAATTAATACCTCTTAGATTTAGATTATTGATGAAGTTGGGTGGTTATACCGTTAGTGTTAAAGCACTTTCATTTTCTGCTAAATATGTAAAATATGGAGATTTTTGGGTAATAAATGAGGGCGGATTTAATGGTGCAGGAAATATATCAAGAAGAGATAAAGTTTCTTTAAATGGCAATTTAATCAACAATTTCAAGGTGCTTAGAAACTATGATAGAGCTCAGTTTTACCGAAAAAACTCTGACTACAATACCATTCCTTCTAAAATTGAAGATTTTTCCAATAAATATTTTTGGGGAGGTACTGAAACCTTAAAAATGGATGGAAATATAGAAAGTTTGCTAAACAAAAAAATGGGAGTTCGCTAA
- the miaA gene encoding tRNA (adenosine(37)-N6)-dimethylallyltransferase MiaA, producing the protein MSNKYLITIMGPTASGKTSLSLELAKSYKTEIISADSRQFYKGMDIGTAKPTAKEMDGVKHHFIDILEPNTMYSAGQFEKDALKVLDEIYKTNDVAIMVGGSGLYINAVLFGIDPFPEIPVDIRKKVLHDYKEKGIEHLRNELRKLDPKYYVDVDLDNPRRLMRALEVCYATGQPYSDFTNTEAKERNFKSIKIAYHWDRETLYARINERVDEMIENGLIAECQKLLPYRNEYALDTIGYREVFDFLDGKTDKENMIKLIKQNSRRYAKRQITWFKKDKEIQWFSPAANIEDFILFIERLRDEED; encoded by the coding sequence ATGTCAAACAAATACCTTATAACAATAATGGGGCCAACAGCTTCGGGAAAAACTTCTTTATCATTAGAATTGGCAAAAAGCTATAAAACAGAAATTATCTCTGCCGATTCTCGCCAGTTTTACAAAGGAATGGATATAGGCACAGCCAAACCCACAGCTAAAGAAATGGACGGAGTGAAACACCATTTTATAGATATTTTAGAGCCAAATACAATGTACAGTGCCGGACAGTTTGAAAAAGATGCTTTAAAAGTATTGGACGAAATATACAAAACTAATGATGTGGCTATAATGGTTGGTGGTTCGGGTTTATACATTAATGCCGTTTTGTTTGGCATTGATCCTTTTCCAGAAATACCCGTGGATATTAGGAAAAAAGTACTACATGATTATAAAGAAAAAGGCATAGAACATTTAAGAAATGAATTAAGAAAACTTGATCCTAAATACTACGTAGATGTAGATTTAGATAACCCAAGAAGATTAATGAGAGCTTTGGAAGTTTGCTACGCCACAGGGCAGCCTTATTCCGATTTTACAAATACCGAAGCTAAAGAACGAAATTTTAAATCTATAAAAATAGCTTACCACTGGGATAGAGAAACGCTTTACGCTAGAATAAATGAACGGGTAGATGAAATGATAGAAAACGGCTTAATAGCCGAATGTCAAAAATTATTGCCTTATAGAAATGAATATGCGTTAGACACTATTGGCTACAGAGAAGTTTTTGATTTTTTAGATGGTAAAACAGATAAAGAAAACATGATTAAGCTCATTAAGCAAAACTCAAGACGCTATGCCAAAAGGCAAATAACGTGGTTTAAAAAAGACAAGGAAATACAATGGTTTTCTCCTGCTGCTAATATTGAAGATTTTATTTTGTTTATAGAACGCCTTAGAGACGAAGAAGATTAA
- a CDS encoding HAD-IA family hydrolase, translating into MDFFNKYEWLLFDFDNTLADFTNSSNKAFKDVFSDVYTQNIHHSFHEINSKYWHYFEKGKITGEELHYGRFKEFLETNNLNNFSETIADNYLDELLNHSIWIEGAKEMIQKLSATHNIAIVTNGLQKIQHKRIKKLGIDKYNFPVFISEELNSSKPNNLFFEKVHHAINSPVKNSVLVIGDNPKSDIKGGKQFGYHTCYFQYHKNKRCTVANYTIKSWKNNA; encoded by the coding sequence ATGGATTTTTTCAATAAATACGAATGGCTTCTATTTGATTTTGACAATACTTTAGCCGATTTTACCAACAGTTCAAACAAAGCTTTTAAAGATGTTTTTTCTGATGTTTACACCCAAAATATACACCATTCTTTTCATGAAATTAATAGCAAATATTGGCATTATTTTGAAAAAGGAAAAATAACGGGAGAAGAACTGCACTACGGCAGATTTAAAGAGTTTTTAGAAACTAATAATTTGAACAATTTTTCTGAAACAATAGCGGATAATTATCTTGATGAGCTATTAAACCACTCAATTTGGATAGAAGGAGCAAAAGAAATGATACAAAAGCTGTCTGCTACGCACAATATTGCTATAGTAACCAATGGTTTACAAAAAATTCAACACAAAAGAATTAAAAAATTAGGCATAGATAAATACAACTTTCCCGTTTTTATTTCGGAAGAATTAAACAGCTCAAAACCTAATAATTTATTCTTTGAAAAAGTACATCATGCCATTAATTCTCCTGTTAAAAATAGTGTTTTAGTAATAGGCGACAATCCAAAATCGGACATAAAAGGCGGTAAGCAATTTGGCTACCACACATGCTATTTTCAGTACCATAAAAACAAAAGATGCACTGTGGCAAATTACACTATTAAATCATGGAAAAACAATGCCTAA
- a CDS encoding metallophosphoesterase family protein, with protein MPKIGLISDTHSYLDKAVFEYFKDVDEIWHLGDVGDIAVINQLEKFKPLRGVYGNIDSQEIRSVFPLDNRFEFEGFDIWLTHIGGYPGRYSARVRTILEKNAPEIFICGHSHILKVMRDKKYNNMLCMNPGAAGKHGFHKIRTLLRFDIKNKTLDNLEVVELGKRV; from the coding sequence ATGCCTAAAATTGGTTTAATATCAGATACACACTCTTATCTTGACAAGGCTGTTTTTGAGTATTTTAAAGATGTAGATGAAATTTGGCATTTAGGCGATGTGGGAGATATTGCTGTTATAAATCAGCTTGAAAAATTTAAACCGCTTAGAGGTGTTTACGGAAATATTGACAGCCAAGAAATAAGAAGTGTTTTTCCATTAGATAATAGGTTTGAATTTGAGGGTTTTGATATTTGGCTTACACATATTGGCGGTTATCCCGGCAGGTATAGTGCCAGAGTGAGAACTATTTTAGAAAAAAATGCTCCTGAAATTTTTATATGTGGACATTCTCATATTTTAAAAGTAATGAGAGATAAAAAATATAACAATATGCTTTGTATGAACCCCGGTGCTGCCGGAAAACATGGTTTTCATAAAATTAGAACTTTGCTTAGATTTGATATTAAAAATAAAACTTTAGATAACTTAGAAGTGGTAGAATTAGGCAAAAGAGTATAA
- a CDS encoding dodecin domain-containing protein has translation MSVLKVLELMSSSEKSWEEATTKAVSKASETIKGIQSAWVKDQSVVVKDGNVKEFRVTLKVTFKVSSEA, from the coding sequence ATGTCAGTTTTAAAAGTATTAGAGCTTATGTCAAGCTCAGAAAAAAGCTGGGAAGAAGCAACTACAAAAGCAGTTTCTAAAGCCAGTGAAACCATTAAAGGAATACAATCTGCTTGGGTTAAAGACCAAAGCGTTGTAGTAAAAGACGGAAATGTAAAAGAGTTTAGAGTAACTTTAAAAGTAACTTTTAAAGTTTCAAGCGAAGCTTAA
- a CDS encoding pyruvate carboxylase, with product MNNLPIKRLLVANRGEIAIRIFRAATELGIRTVAVYTFEDRYSLHRYKADEAYQIGNNEEPLKPYLDIDEIISVAKQNKIDAIHPGYGFLSENVAFAKKCREAGIKFIGPSPESMEQLGDKVAAKKIARAVNVPVIEDSQIDLSNTDTALKEAQKIGYPIMVKAAAGGGGRGMRVVNNDEELKKAFTEAKSEAKKAFGIDTIFLEKYISNPKHIEVQLLGDEEGHLVHLYERDCSVQRRFQKVVEVAPAPSIKQETKEKLYKYALNIGNYVNYYNAGTVEFLLDEKENIYFIEVNPRIQVEHTITEEVTGIDIVRTQILIACGLPLTHPSIYIKNQEDVPFQGFAIQCRITTEDPENNFQPDYGTIIAYRSASGMGIRLDEGSSYAGVTISPFFDSMLVKVSAWGRTLKGASERLSRALIEYRIRGVKTNIPFLMNVVQHPVFVNGEQTVNFIQNHPELFNYTEKRDRATKTLKYIADVIVNGNNDVKFVDENKEFRIPRVPSFHKFEDYPKGTKNLLQELGRDKFVDWIKTQNQVLYTDTTFRDAHQSLLATRVRTKDMLAVAESFAKNHPEVFSMEIWGGATFDVCMRFLKEDPWMRLKLLREAMPNILTQMLLRSSNAVGYTAYPDNLVANFIVKAAENGMDIFRIFDSLNWTKSMALSIKTVREETNSLAEACICYTGDILDANKQKFNLNYYVDLAKELEDMGAHILAIKDMAGLLTPYAAEKLITSLKQNISIPIHLHTHDTSSVQSATYLKAVEAGVDVVDVALSSMSGLTSQPNFNSIANMLKQHERGTDINIPKLNEFSNYWEDVREYYYPFESELKAGTAQVYENEIPGGQYSNLRPQARGLGIEDKFETIKQNYKDANDMFGGLIKVTPSSKVVGDMAMFMTSNGYTKEDILTKGADISFPDSVINFFKGDLGQPYGGFPSALQKIILKDRKPYTERPNEHLEPVDFEKELKAFKKEFGKDKTELDFLSYKLYPKVYTDFHKFNVAYGEVGVIPTPTFFYGMKQNEEIMIEISEGKNIIVKYLNVTAPDADGNRSVYFKLNGQNRHIQVQDKSLNIEVISNKKANGDNEIGAPLQGKLTQVLVKAGEKVAKNQPLFLIEAMKMESTIVAPHEGKVLEVVLAENQMVQQDDLVIVLG from the coding sequence ATGAATAATTTACCAATTAAAAGACTTTTAGTAGCTAATAGAGGCGAAATAGCTATAAGAATTTTTAGAGCAGCTACAGAACTTGGAATTAGAACAGTAGCTGTTTACACCTTTGAAGATAGATATTCTTTGCACCGATATAAAGCAGACGAAGCTTATCAAATAGGAAATAATGAAGAACCTTTAAAGCCTTATTTAGATATAGATGAAATTATTAGCGTAGCTAAGCAAAATAAAATTGATGCTATTCATCCGGGGTATGGTTTTTTATCGGAAAATGTAGCTTTTGCTAAAAAATGTAGAGAAGCAGGCATTAAATTTATAGGACCATCGCCAGAAAGCATGGAACAACTGGGCGATAAAGTGGCCGCTAAAAAGATAGCAAGAGCTGTTAATGTGCCCGTTATTGAAGATAGTCAAATAGATCTTTCAAATACTGATACGGCTTTAAAAGAAGCTCAAAAAATAGGCTATCCCATAATGGTAAAAGCAGCCGCAGGCGGTGGCGGTAGAGGTATGCGTGTAGTTAATAATGATGAAGAACTTAAAAAAGCCTTTACGGAAGCTAAAAGTGAAGCAAAAAAAGCTTTTGGTATAGATACTATTTTCTTAGAAAAATATATTTCAAATCCTAAGCATATTGAAGTTCAACTATTAGGAGATGAAGAAGGACATTTGGTACATCTTTATGAAAGAGATTGCTCTGTACAGCGTAGATTTCAAAAAGTGGTGGAAGTAGCTCCTGCACCGTCTATAAAACAAGAAACTAAAGAAAAACTATACAAATATGCCTTAAATATAGGCAATTATGTAAATTATTATAATGCCGGTACTGTTGAATTTTTGCTTGACGAAAAGGAAAATATATACTTTATAGAAGTAAATCCCCGAATACAAGTTGAGCATACCATTACAGAAGAAGTAACAGGCATAGATATAGTACGAACTCAAATTTTAATAGCCTGCGGTTTGCCATTAACGCACCCAAGTATTTATATTAAAAATCAAGAAGATGTTCCATTCCAGGGCTTTGCTATACAGTGTAGAATTACCACAGAAGATCCCGAAAATAATTTTCAGCCCGATTATGGAACCATAATAGCTTACAGAAGTGCCTCGGGAATGGGAATAAGATTAGATGAGGGAAGTTCTTATGCAGGTGTTACTATTTCTCCATTTTTTGATAGTATGCTGGTTAAAGTTTCGGCATGGGGAAGAACACTAAAAGGTGCATCAGAAAGATTATCAAGAGCATTAATAGAATACAGAATACGAGGCGTAAAAACCAATATTCCTTTTTTGATGAATGTAGTGCAACACCCTGTGTTTGTTAATGGAGAGCAAACCGTAAATTTCATTCAAAATCATCCCGAATTATTTAATTATACAGAAAAAAGAGATAGAGCCACTAAAACATTAAAATATATAGCAGATGTAATAGTAAATGGCAATAATGATGTGAAATTTGTAGATGAAAATAAAGAATTTAGAATACCAAGAGTTCCGTCTTTCCATAAATTTGAAGATTACCCTAAAGGAACAAAAAACTTACTGCAAGAACTGGGGAGAGATAAATTTGTTGATTGGATAAAAACTCAAAACCAAGTTTTATATACCGATACCACTTTTAGAGATGCCCACCAATCGCTTTTGGCTACCAGAGTGCGTACTAAAGATATGCTGGCTGTGGCAGAAAGTTTTGCTAAAAATCACCCTGAAGTTTTTTCAATGGAAATATGGGGCGGAGCCACTTTTGATGTGTGTATGCGTTTTTTAAAAGAAGACCCGTGGATGAGGCTTAAACTGCTTAGAGAAGCTATGCCAAATATACTCACTCAAATGCTTTTAAGAAGTAGCAATGCTGTGGGATACACTGCTTATCCCGATAATTTGGTAGCAAATTTTATAGTAAAAGCTGCTGAAAATGGTATGGATATTTTTAGAATTTTTGATTCGCTGAACTGGACAAAATCTATGGCTTTAAGTATAAAAACAGTTAGAGAAGAAACCAACAGTTTGGCAGAAGCTTGTATCTGTTATACAGGAGATATATTAGATGCAAATAAGCAAAAATTCAACTTAAATTATTATGTTGATTTAGCTAAAGAATTGGAAGATATGGGAGCTCATATTTTAGCCATAAAAGATATGGCTGGCTTGCTAACGCCTTATGCTGCCGAAAAATTAATTACTTCTTTAAAGCAAAATATTTCTATTCCTATTCATTTGCATACACACGATACTTCTTCAGTGCAGTCTGCTACTTATTTAAAAGCTGTAGAAGCAGGTGTAGATGTGGTAGATGTGGCTTTAAGTAGTATGAGTGGTTTAACTTCGCAGCCTAATTTTAACTCTATTGCCAACATGCTAAAACAGCATGAAAGAGGTACAGATATTAATATTCCAAAATTGAATGAGTTTTCAAATTACTGGGAAGATGTAAGAGAATATTATTACCCTTTTGAGTCTGAACTGAAAGCAGGTACGGCACAGGTATATGAAAATGAAATACCAGGTGGACAATATAGTAATTTGCGTCCGCAAGCAAGAGGGCTTGGTATAGAAGATAAATTTGAAACCATAAAGCAAAATTATAAAGATGCTAATGATATGTTTGGGGGATTAATAAAAGTAACACCTTCAAGCAAAGTAGTGGGCGATATGGCTATGTTTATGACCAGTAATGGATATACAAAAGAAGATATTTTGACAAAAGGGGCAGATATTTCCTTTCCCGATTCGGTTATAAATTTCTTTAAAGGCGATTTAGGGCAGCCTTATGGCGGTTTTCCTTCTGCTTTGCAAAAAATAATTTTAAAAGATAGAAAACCCTATACAGAAAGACCAAATGAGCATTTAGAACCTGTAGATTTTGAAAAAGAATTAAAAGCATTTAAAAAAGAATTTGGAAAAGATAAAACTGAGTTAGATTTTTTAAGTTATAAATTATACCCAAAAGTTTATACCGATTTTCATAAGTTTAATGTAGCGTATGGCGAAGTTGGCGTAATACCAACGCCTACGTTTTTTTATGGCATGAAACAGAATGAAGAGATAATGATAGAAATATCTGAGGGGAAAAATATTATAGTAAAATACTTAAACGTAACAGCACCGGATGCCGATGGAAACAGAAGTGTTTATTTTAAGTTGAATGGTCAAAATAGGCATATTCAAGTGCAAGATAAAAGCTTAAACATAGAAGTAATAAGTAATAAAAAAGCTAATGGGGATAATGAGATAGGTGCTCCTTTGCAGGGAAAACTTACGCAAGTTTTAGTAAAAGCAGGCGAAAAAGTTGCTAAAAATCAACCTTTATTTTTAATTGAAGCTATGAAAATGGAAAGTACCATAGTAGCTCCACATGAGGGTAAAGTTTTAGAAGTTGTTTTAGCAGAAAATCAAATGGTACAACAAGATGATTTAGTAATAGTGCTTGGATAA